A DNA window from Actinokineospora baliensis contains the following coding sequences:
- a CDS encoding nucleotidyltransferase family protein → MTDDLRHLADPVQVQQLRDSLAHNYLLMTVLTRARDMALPGWFLTAGCVFQNIWNHVAGYPANHGVRDYDLFYFDDSDCPGMQSSAPHALHCGQSRTWTVYAPHGIEDAFTMVVRPNPAVAPRQVYVDETTRWQQVWPSLTVHPWPSHTRTVGGTP, encoded by the coding sequence ATGACTGACGACCTGCGCCACCTCGCCGACCCCGTGCAGGTGCAACAACTGCGGGACTCCTTGGCGCACAACTACCTTCTGATGACGGTGCTCACCCGTGCGCGGGACATGGCCTTACCGGGCTGGTTCCTCACCGCCGGATGCGTCTTCCAGAACATCTGGAACCACGTCGCCGGATACCCAGCCAACCACGGCGTCCGCGACTACGACCTCTTCTACTTCGACGACTCCGACTGCCCTGGGATGCAGAGTTCGGCACCCCATGCCCTCCACTGCGGTCAGTCGAGGACCTGGACGGTGTACGCGCCCCACGGCATCGAAGACGCCTTCACCATGGTCGTCCGCCCGAACCCCGCGGTAGCGCCTCGTCAGGTGTACGTCGACGAAACCACCCGCTGGCAACAGGTATGGCCATCACTCACTGTCCACCCCTGGCCGTCGCACACCAGAACTGTCGGTGGGACGCCCTAG
- a CDS encoding M20 family metallopeptidase, producing MVNVDAMLADLRALVEVESPSGDVGAVGESGRVVASVIERNLGGQARLIDSPAGPHVHWSGGGTPRVLILGHHDTVFPIGTLARRPFTVQDGRVLGPGVFDMLGGLIQAIHGVASLDDRTGVEILVTADEENGSHSSRALLEERATACGAVLVLEGAGEGGAVKTGRKGCGTFEVAIRGRAAHAGLEPEAGSNALVEAAHQVLAIADLNRPDIGTTVTPTVASAGTMSNVVPAAATVTVDVRVESYEEKARVEAAFAALTPRVDGTEITVTGAVTRPPMPESASAELFAIAQRLRPDLTGIAVGGGSDGNFTAALGIPTLDGLGAVGGGAHADHEHLLLDTMADRALLIADLVTAIKQRPND from the coding sequence ATGGTCAACGTTGACGCGATGCTGGCGGATCTTCGGGCGCTGGTCGAGGTCGAGTCGCCGTCTGGGGATGTTGGGGCGGTGGGGGAGTCCGGGCGGGTTGTCGCGTCGGTGATTGAGCGCAACCTCGGGGGACAGGCGCGCTTGATCGACAGTCCGGCTGGGCCGCATGTGCACTGGTCGGGTGGCGGTACTCCTCGGGTGCTGATCCTCGGGCACCACGACACGGTCTTTCCTATAGGCACGCTCGCCCGGCGTCCCTTCACCGTCCAGGACGGCCGTGTGCTCGGCCCCGGCGTGTTCGACATGCTCGGCGGCCTGATCCAGGCGATACACGGCGTGGCTTCGCTCGACGACCGGACCGGAGTCGAGATCCTGGTGACTGCGGACGAGGAGAACGGTTCGCACAGTTCGAGGGCTCTGCTCGAGGAACGCGCCACCGCCTGCGGTGCGGTGCTCGTGCTGGAAGGCGCGGGGGAGGGCGGCGCGGTGAAGACCGGCCGCAAGGGGTGTGGGACCTTTGAGGTCGCCATCCGGGGCCGGGCCGCGCACGCGGGCCTCGAACCCGAGGCGGGGAGCAACGCCCTGGTTGAGGCCGCGCACCAGGTCCTGGCCATCGCCGATCTCAACCGGCCTGACATCGGCACCACGGTCACCCCGACCGTCGCGTCCGCCGGGACGATGAGCAACGTCGTACCCGCGGCAGCAACGGTAACCGTCGACGTCCGGGTCGAGTCGTACGAGGAGAAGGCCAGGGTCGAGGCCGCATTCGCCGCCCTCACCCCGCGGGTCGACGGCACGGAGATCACCGTCACCGGCGCGGTCACCCGACCACCTATGCCGGAGTCGGCCTCCGCCGAGCTCTTCGCGATCGCCCAGCGGCTGCGCCCCGACCTGACAGGCATCGCAGTGGGTGGGGGCAGCGATGGCAACTTCACCGCCGCGCTGGGAATCCCTACCCTCGACGGCCTCGGTGCCGTGGGCGGAGGCGCGCACGCCGACCACGAGCACCTACTCTTGGACACCATGGCTGACCGCGCTCTACTCATCGCCGACCTCGTCACCGCCATCAAACAACGGCCCAATGACTGA